From a single Bacteroidota bacterium genomic region:
- a CDS encoding GHKL domain-containing protein, producing MIFNRLLLLLFIAALLPTAGSAQLQEPPLTVYSVESGLSQNSVNDICQDTTGFIWMATQDGLNRYDGYRFQTLRREFANTFSLPNNHIRCLLTDPQNRIWVGTFGGGIGLIAGRSDSVRRLTIQNGRNEPPSDEFINTLIQLNDTTILAGTRHHGLVRWDTRTLLPSPISFLPGQSVTFLEKLPGGQVLVSTEKRGIWKYDPVTGLNKRIWPGPGQQTGEAAPVNTSLLVQNDLLLIGTESGLILLNPETGLPHPTPHPLRITDLAAARISVLYRDSRNRIWVGTNGTGLYRLSPVNQQLHHFTPRTNDPSTINDQHIRDILEDSRGNIWIGTYSGGVSKISESAIRFAHYRDQSTHNNSVVSIFANRESGKIWAGTFGDGLMEIDTRANTIRRLYPSAATPSSEILALSQLPDKNSLLLGTYDGLYVYHFPSARILPGTAFHPAAGLLKGKRIRSIATDKQGTTWVTAFGSGLYAFQQGSKTVTRYSTGSVDHPFPTDDLITILASRQGELWIGTYGHGLIRMRPGTPFLHRYMASEEQHSLNSNFILGLHEDSYGRIWIGTRDGLNYFDPAADRFYQFRQSDGLSNNITYGILSDSRKRIWVSTNSGLTLLSPTDTGFVLTNFDVSDGLQSREFNTGAYFSTGNWFLFGGINGINLFDPATFTGNPEPARLVLTSLTVGRSSQPLPRLSPVEIRLPAGTNDFSVEFSLLEFINADKNRFRYQLKGYDAGWIPAGNRRFLSYTNLTPGQYELQIQGTDIHGTWYQPGLTVPVSVDTPIWRSPMAYLIYLALAGISIYGFVILWGKRLEHENRVLEERIREKTAELQNRTIELSESYEQLRLSQAHLIQSEKMASLGTLVAGVAHEINNPVNFISSSIEPLRKDVEDLRQYMESLEVLYQLMRETGPDSERKQRIAQAVSEIETLDRRVNPQELFEELNVLLLGIESGTQRTAEIVKSLRNFSRSDSRDKKIYDIHEGLESTIRILGKEIERGKIELVRFYGNIETISCFPGQLNQVFMNLLMNAIQALEGRPDGRIEITTNDTPSTVVITIQDNGPGIEKAIQNRIFDPFFTTKEVGKGTGMGLSITYSIIKNHNGTIQVVSEPGRGTGFVISLPKHSE from the coding sequence TTGATTTTCAACCGGCTCCTCCTTCTGCTTTTCATTGCGGCTCTGCTCCCGACCGCGGGATCTGCTCAACTGCAGGAACCACCCCTGACCGTCTATTCTGTTGAATCGGGTCTGTCACAAAATTCGGTCAATGATATCTGTCAGGATACGACCGGTTTTATCTGGATGGCCACTCAGGATGGTCTCAACCGTTACGATGGCTACCGTTTTCAAACCCTCAGACGCGAGTTTGCCAACACCTTTTCCCTTCCAAACAATCACATCAGATGTTTGTTAACCGACCCGCAAAACCGGATTTGGGTGGGAACCTTTGGCGGAGGAATCGGTCTGATTGCCGGCCGTTCCGATTCGGTCAGACGGTTAACCATCCAGAATGGCAGAAATGAGCCACCATCAGACGAATTTATCAACACACTGATTCAACTGAATGATACCACCATTCTGGCGGGAACCAGGCATCATGGTTTAGTCAGATGGGATACACGCACCTTACTTCCCTCCCCGATCAGTTTTCTGCCCGGACAGTCGGTGACGTTTCTGGAAAAACTCCCGGGCGGGCAGGTATTGGTATCCACAGAAAAACGCGGAATCTGGAAATATGATCCTGTCACCGGACTGAATAAACGGATCTGGCCAGGCCCCGGTCAGCAGACCGGAGAAGCTGCACCGGTCAACACCTCCCTGCTTGTCCAGAATGACCTGCTTCTTATTGGAACTGAATCCGGATTAATTCTGCTCAATCCGGAAACCGGACTCCCGCATCCGACCCCACACCCGCTAAGAATCACTGACCTTGCAGCAGCCAGGATTTCGGTTTTATACAGGGACAGCCGGAACCGTATTTGGGTTGGAACCAACGGGACCGGGCTGTACCGGTTGTCGCCGGTCAACCAGCAATTGCATCATTTTACACCCCGGACCAATGATCCATCGACCATCAATGATCAGCATATCAGAGATATTCTTGAGGATAGCCGGGGAAACATCTGGATCGGGACCTACTCGGGCGGGGTAAGCAAAATCAGTGAATCGGCCATCCGCTTTGCCCATTACCGTGATCAATCGACACATAACAATTCGGTGGTTTCGATTTTTGCCAATCGGGAAAGCGGAAAAATCTGGGCGGGAACCTTTGGTGATGGTCTGATGGAAATCGATACACGGGCCAATACGATCCGTCGATTGTATCCTTCTGCCGCAACGCCTTCTTCAGAAATTCTGGCCCTATCCCAGCTACCTGACAAGAATTCACTTCTTTTAGGCACATACGATGGATTGTATGTTTATCATTTTCCGTCTGCCCGTATTCTTCCCGGCACTGCCTTTCACCCCGCTGCCGGACTGCTGAAAGGTAAGCGAATCCGGTCAATTGCCACCGATAAACAGGGAACTACCTGGGTCACAGCCTTTGGAAGCGGATTGTACGCATTCCAACAGGGGTCAAAGACAGTGACACGTTATTCGACCGGTTCGGTTGACCATCCCTTTCCGACGGATGACCTCATCACCATTCTGGCCAGCCGGCAGGGTGAGTTATGGATTGGAACTTATGGACATGGACTGATCAGAATGCGTCCCGGAACGCCCTTCCTGCACCGGTATATGGCAAGTGAGGAACAACATTCACTCAACAGTAATTTTATTCTGGGACTTCATGAGGATAGTTACGGTCGTATCTGGATCGGAACCCGGGATGGTTTGAATTATTTCGACCCGGCTGCTGATCGGTTTTATCAGTTCAGACAGAGCGATGGACTTTCCAATAATATTACTTATGGTATCCTCAGCGACTCACGGAAACGGATCTGGGTCAGCACGAATTCGGGACTTACCCTGCTCAGTCCGACCGATACCGGTTTTGTTCTGACCAATTTCGATGTCAGTGATGGGCTTCAAAGCCGGGAATTCAATACAGGAGCCTATTTCAGTACCGGAAACTGGTTTCTCTTCGGTGGAATCAATGGAATTAACCTGTTCGATCCTGCCACTTTCACAGGCAACCCTGAACCAGCCCGATTGGTTCTGACTTCATTAACTGTAGGACGATCGTCCCAGCCACTTCCCCGTCTTTCACCAGTTGAAATCAGACTTCCCGCCGGGACCAATGACTTTTCAGTGGAGTTTTCGCTGCTCGAGTTTATCAATGCAGATAAAAACCGTTTCAGGTATCAGCTGAAGGGATATGATGCCGGATGGATTCCCGCCGGCAACCGGCGTTTTTTGTCATATACCAACCTTACTCCCGGCCAGTACGAGCTTCAGATTCAGGGAACCGACATCCACGGAACGTGGTATCAACCCGGACTGACGGTGCCGGTTTCTGTCGATACACCCATCTGGAGATCCCCGATGGCTTATCTGATTTATCTGGCCCTTGCAGGAATTTCCATTTATGGTTTTGTCATTCTGTGGGGAAAACGTCTGGAACATGAGAACCGGGTCCTGGAAGAACGGATCAGGGAAAAAACCGCTGAACTTCAGAACCGGACCATTGAACTTTCTGAAAGTTATGAACAGCTGCGGTTGTCACAGGCACACCTGATTCAATCAGAAAAGATGGCCTCACTGGGAACGCTCGTCGCCGGCGTGGCACATGAAATCAATAACCCGGTCAATTTTATCTCTTCATCCATCGAACCACTGCGCAAAGATGTGGAAGACCTCAGGCAATACATGGAAAGCCTTGAAGTCCTGTACCAGTTAATGCGTGAAACCGGCCCGGATTCTGAACGGAAGCAAAGGATCGCCCAGGCTGTGAGCGAAATTGAAACCCTCGATCGGCGGGTCAACCCACAGGAACTGTTCGAAGAACTGAATGTCCTGCTGCTTGGTATTGAGTCGGGAACACAGCGGACGGCCGAAATCGTGAAAAGTCTCCGGAATTTTTCCCGCAGTGATTCAAGAGACAAGAAAATATATGACATTCACGAGGGACTTGAATCAACCATCCGAATTCTGGGCAAGGAAATTGAACGGGGTAAGATTGAACTGGTCCGGTTTTACGGGAACATCGAAACCATCTCCTGCTTCCCCGGTCAGCTGAACCAGGTTTTCATGAATTTACTGATGAACGCAATCCAGGCGCTTGAAGGTCGCCCCGATGGCCGGATTGAAATTACCACCAACGATACCCCATCTACCGTTGTGATCACCATTCAGGACAACGGTCCCGGTATTGAAAAAGCCATACAAAACCGTATTTTTGATCCGTTCTTTACGACCAAGGAAGTGGGTAAAGGAACCGGGATGGGGCTTTCGATCACTTATTCGATCATTAAGAACCACAATGGTACCATTCAGGTGGTTTCAGAACCAGGCAGGGGAACTGGTTTTGTTATTTCACTTCCCAAACACAGCGAGTAA
- a CDS encoding response regulator, giving the protein MRFLLSIVVAGLFFSNGYTGVGSPADWKNRIEKWSIRNGLSQNSANRIVMDRQGFLWIATQDGLNRFDGYSFRVYRPDPEDSLSLDDGFIFDMKPDRNGQIWMLTSQGINQFNPVTEKVTRWNWLLNQDSTFVPTHLTFLMPVTGNRVLIGATDRLYEINTQNRTLRVFTHSPQDKSGLPAIRPTAVLVDQSDRIWVATNRGLSLFDPANGQFRLFNGQSSSGTGPVFSGRIYGLLQDSNGKIWVMTSTGLKWFDSTTGLYHTTSVLRKSEDEPTFVEMVEGHDGNLWIGTYGNGVLVYNPITNQVVGHLKGGSTDHFLSSDFINSIFHDQAGMIWIGTDGYGLNKTDSRPTRFYSISKRTHPLGDPVTMAVLRDKNVVWQGSYGGGLARVNLTTGTTDLYRAGSGHFLAPNTDRIMAVAIDSAGWLWVGTDNAGLSVHNLSTGEVIRFRPTDKGPTQFPAFGVYRFYSDRDQRWLVATSDGVYHYNRQERRFSRFGPVPKNQLVVNSLLQASDGSYYYCTDFGLIRFSTPDSNSYIRYLSDSGNPASLSHNTINDIHEDFKGRIWIATSRGLTLFLPQNQTFVRYFDKSGLPSSFIYGVLPDRNGNLWMSTNSGLVRFHPDADKLQSLRFFDEADGILSNEFNQGAFYFHESTQSMYFGGLEGISWFYPLDITDNPNPPRVAITSARILDQPVNLLPYQLSGETLAIDSRDYFFSIEFSALDFVNPSRNNYMYKLEGFDKDWVMLGNRRFVTFTNLDAGSYSLQIRASNADGVWNETGTALLIEIVPPFYKTRWFIGLVVLLIIGLVVSWVRYRAAQLQKRNVELESLVEARTAELKLSQEQLIHTEKMRVVGQLASGIAHDINNVLSIILGSANLLNKKHKDPELNRQLTVIEKASMDGAYIISQLQEFSRQTADDRVAAVEINSLLDDVMDMTQYRMNERRKKESIQISFNRHLVSPSPRIYGNQAELRASFTNLILNAIDAYRTDGTITIRTSQPTDTEVEVRILDDAIGMDEATVRKIFEPFFTTKGVKGSGLGLSQVFGAVSRHRGTIDVKSQPGIGTEFVIRFPAYTQGEEPISAPPPEPIVKKGFKGQILIIEDEADIRNIYHEVLTDLGIEGYYAPTGEEGLTLWNLHRPGISLIISDIGLPGMSGWDFIAEIRKEQTAIPILVVTGWGNEISSRQIEAMKVNKVISKPFTIGQLIKEIQAFIKPETH; this is encoded by the coding sequence ATGCGATTTTTGCTATCCATCGTTGTTGCAGGCCTGTTCTTCTCCAATGGTTACACTGGAGTCGGCTCTCCGGCTGATTGGAAAAACCGGATTGAAAAGTGGTCGATCCGCAATGGGCTCAGTCAGAATTCTGCAAACCGGATTGTCATGGATCGCCAGGGATTTCTCTGGATCGCCACCCAGGATGGGTTGAACCGGTTTGACGGATACTCTTTCCGTGTATACAGGCCCGACCCTGAAGACAGTCTGAGTCTCGATGATGGTTTCATATTCGACATGAAACCTGACAGGAACGGTCAGATCTGGATGCTGACCTCTCAAGGTATCAATCAATTTAATCCGGTCACGGAAAAGGTCACCCGCTGGAACTGGTTACTGAATCAGGATTCCACCTTTGTTCCCACTCACCTGACTTTCCTGATGCCTGTCACCGGGAACCGGGTGCTGATAGGGGCCACAGACCGCCTGTACGAGATCAATACCCAAAACCGAACCCTTCGGGTATTCACCCATTCACCTCAGGATAAATCCGGACTTCCTGCCATTCGCCCCACAGCGGTTCTGGTAGACCAATCCGACCGGATCTGGGTGGCCACCAATCGCGGTCTTTCATTGTTCGATCCTGCAAACGGACAATTCCGGTTATTCAACGGGCAATCGTCTTCTGGAACAGGACCTGTTTTTTCAGGCCGGATCTACGGATTGCTGCAGGATTCAAACGGAAAAATCTGGGTTATGACCTCCACCGGACTGAAATGGTTTGATTCAACCACCGGGTTATATCATACCACATCGGTACTCCGCAAAAGTGAAGACGAGCCTACTTTCGTAGAAATGGTCGAAGGTCATGATGGAAACCTCTGGATCGGGACTTATGGAAATGGTGTTCTGGTCTACAATCCCATCACCAATCAGGTGGTTGGTCATCTGAAGGGAGGAAGTACGGATCACTTCCTGTCTTCTGATTTTATCAATTCAATTTTTCATGACCAGGCTGGAATGATCTGGATCGGAACTGATGGTTACGGACTGAATAAAACTGATTCAAGGCCGACCCGGTTTTATTCTATTTCAAAACGAACCCATCCACTGGGAGATCCGGTGACCATGGCAGTCCTGCGTGACAAGAATGTCGTCTGGCAGGGTTCCTATGGGGGTGGTTTGGCCCGTGTGAATTTAACCACCGGTACAACCGATCTGTACCGGGCCGGATCGGGTCATTTCCTGGCACCCAACACCGACCGGATCATGGCCGTGGCCATTGATTCAGCCGGATGGTTATGGGTGGGCACAGACAATGCCGGTTTATCGGTTCATAATCTTTCCACCGGTGAGGTAATCAGGTTTCGCCCGACGGATAAGGGTCCCACCCAATTTCCCGCCTTTGGCGTTTACCGGTTTTACAGTGACCGCGACCAGCGATGGCTGGTGGCAACCAGTGACGGAGTCTATCATTACAACCGGCAGGAACGTCGCTTCAGCAGATTTGGGCCTGTTCCTAAAAACCAGTTGGTGGTCAACAGCCTGCTGCAGGCCTCGGATGGATCCTATTATTATTGCACCGATTTCGGACTGATCCGCTTTTCTACGCCAGATAGCAATTCCTACATCCGCTACCTCAGTGATTCCGGTAATCCGGCCTCACTCAGCCATAATACCATCAACGATATTCATGAGGATTTCAAAGGACGCATCTGGATTGCCACATCACGTGGACTCACGCTGTTTTTACCACAGAACCAGACGTTTGTCAGGTATTTCGATAAATCTGGACTTCCATCCTCTTTTATCTATGGGGTGCTGCCCGACCGTAACGGAAATCTCTGGATGAGTACCAACAGTGGTCTGGTCCGGTTTCATCCCGATGCAGACAAGCTTCAGTCCCTGCGGTTCTTTGATGAAGCCGACGGAATACTCTCCAATGAGTTTAACCAGGGTGCCTTCTATTTTCATGAGAGCACTCAGTCGATGTACTTCGGCGGACTGGAAGGTATCTCCTGGTTTTATCCACTGGATATCACCGACAACCCGAATCCACCCCGGGTTGCGATCACCTCAGCCCGGATACTGGATCAGCCGGTCAACCTGCTTCCCTACCAGCTTTCCGGAGAAACACTTGCCATTGATTCCCGCGATTACTTCTTCAGCATCGAGTTTTCTGCGCTTGATTTTGTGAATCCGTCCCGAAACAATTACATGTATAAACTGGAAGGATTCGATAAAGATTGGGTCATGCTGGGTAACCGGCGGTTTGTCACTTTCACCAACCTCGATGCCGGATCTTACAGTCTTCAGATCCGTGCCTCCAATGCCGATGGGGTATGGAATGAAACCGGAACAGCCCTTCTGATTGAGATTGTCCCTCCTTTTTACAAAACCCGTTGGTTTATCGGACTGGTTGTACTGCTGATAATCGGATTGGTCGTTTCCTGGGTCCGTTACCGCGCAGCTCAACTTCAGAAACGAAACGTGGAACTCGAAAGTCTGGTCGAAGCCCGTACGGCTGAACTGAAACTCAGCCAGGAGCAGTTGATCCATACTGAAAAAATGAGGGTGGTCGGGCAATTAGCCAGCGGGATTGCCCATGACATCAATAATGTTCTTTCGATTATTCTCGGTTCTGCCAACCTGCTTAACAAAAAGCACAAGGATCCGGAACTGAACCGTCAGCTGACCGTAATTGAGAAGGCCTCCATGGATGGCGCTTACATTATCAGTCAGTTGCAGGAATTCAGCCGGCAGACCGCCGATGACCGTGTTGCAGCCGTTGAGATCAATTCATTGCTCGATGATGTCATGGATATGACCCAGTACCGAATGAATGAACGGCGAAAAAAGGAATCCATTCAGATTTCTTTTAACCGGCATCTGGTCTCACCTTCCCCCAGGATTTATGGGAATCAGGCCGAATTACGGGCCTCATTCACCAATCTGATTCTCAACGCCATAGATGCTTACCGCACCGATGGAACCATAACCATCCGGACCAGCCAACCAACCGATACGGAAGTGGAAGTCAGAATTCTGGACGACGCCATCGGAATGGACGAGGCCACCGTCAGGAAAATATTTGAGCCATTTTTCACCACAAAAGGCGTAAAAGGATCCGGATTGGGACTTTCACAGGTTTTCGGTGCAGTAAGCCGTCATCGCGGAACCATTGATGTTAAAAGTCAACCCGGTATTGGCACCGAGTTTGTCATTCGGTTCCCTGCCTACACTCAGGGCGAAGAACCGATATCAGCCCCACCGCCCGAACCAATTGTAAAAAAAGGATTTAAGGGACAGATTCTGATCATTGAAGACGAAGCAGATATCCGGAATATTTATCATGAAGTCCTCACTGATCTTGGTATTGAGGGGTATTATGCCCCAACCGGAGAGGAGGGCCTGACCCTTTGGAATCTCCACAGGCCCGGAATCAGTCTGATCATTTCTGACATTGGATTGCCTGGAATGAGTGGATGGGATTTTATTGCAGAAATTCGGAAAGAACAAACCGCCATCCCAATTCTGGTTGTAACCGGTTGGGGTAATGAAATCTCATCCAGACAAATTGAGGCCATGAAGGTGAATAAGGTGATTTCGAAACCATTCACCATTGGTCAACTGATTAAAGAAATTCAGGCCTTCATTAAACCGGAAACCCATTAG
- the metH gene encoding methionine synthase yields the protein MKHPITDLLSTRILLLDGAMGTMIQRFHLQEPDFRGDRLLDHPHPLKGNNDLLAITRPDVIFDIHCQYLEAGSDLIETNTFNANRLSQADYHLEHLVYEINLEAARLAVKACREFTTRTPEKPRFAAGALGPTNRTLTLSPDVNDPGFRAVSFDQVYEAYREQTRGLLDGGVDILLIETIFDTLNAKAAIMAVEDECEARQLNIPVMISGTIVDASGRTLSGQTPEAMLTSVLHTRNLVSVGLNCALGARQMRPFLEELSNACPVFVSVYPNAGLPNAFGGYDETPDMMACDVEDFARSGYANIVGGCCGTTPDHIRHMADHIRNLKPRMLPALPPYLRLSGLEPLVIRPETNFVNVGERTNVSGSRKFAKLILAGAYDEALAIARQQVEAGAQIIDINLDEGMLDSEAAMERFIKLLAAEPDIARVPVMIDSSKWSVIEAGLKYLQGKSIVNSISLKEGEEAFRHHARLVRKYGASVIVMAFDEQGQADTFERRIAICERAYRILVNDIGFPPQDIIFDPNILTVATGMEEHNNYAIDFIRATEWIKKNLPLAKVSGGVSNISFSFRGNDRVREAMHSAFLFHAIRAGMDMGIVNAGQLEVYESIPDDLLSHVEDVILNRRPDATERLIRLADSLKSTDKQEKAADEWRLLPVEDRLKHALVKGIVEYIDEDTAEAFSKTGDPLSVIEGPLMDGMNHVGDLFGAGKMFLPQVVKSARVMKKSVAWLIPHIEEQKKNQVAARARAKVLLATVKGDVHDIGKNIVAVVLGCNNFDIIDLGVMVPSDKILAAAKEHQVDVIGLSGLITPSLDEMVHVASELKRQGFRQPLLIGGATTSRIHTAVKIAPVYDQPVIHVLDASRSVPVVNSLTTPDLKAELVTGIQAEYEELRKRHQNRQNDRQVVSIETARANKPALNWSGYHPPVPKKPGITVLKNYPLSDLRSFIDWTPFFQAWELAGKYPAILTDPVVGKEASQLFSDANELLDTIISRQLLKADGVAGLYPANSEGDDVVVWKDTDRKEPFVRFRMLRQQGEKTGGNANKSLADFIAPVQSGLVDYLGGFAVTAGHGLDALVRSFEEKHDDYRAILAKSLADRLAEAFAERLHQLIRTDYWGYAAGESLSGEDLIREKYVGIRPAPGYPACPDHTEKPVIWQWLDVKKYTGISLTESMAMYPAASVSGWYFSHPEADYFAIGKIGNDQVTDYAARKGLSLAETEKWLAPVLSYNP from the coding sequence ATTAAACATCCGATTACTGACCTGTTATCCACCCGTATCCTTCTTCTGGACGGAGCCATGGGAACCATGATTCAGCGGTTTCATCTGCAGGAACCCGACTTCAGGGGAGATCGCCTTCTGGACCATCCGCACCCGCTGAAAGGTAACAATGACTTGCTGGCTATCACCCGGCCCGATGTGATTTTTGATATTCACTGCCAGTATCTGGAAGCCGGATCGGACCTGATTGAAACCAATACCTTCAACGCCAACCGTTTATCACAGGCAGACTATCATCTGGAACATCTGGTTTATGAAATAAACCTGGAAGCTGCCCGGCTGGCCGTAAAAGCCTGCCGCGAATTTACGACCCGTACGCCGGAAAAGCCAAGATTCGCCGCCGGAGCCCTCGGACCCACCAACCGGACACTGACCCTGTCACCCGATGTAAACGACCCTGGTTTCCGGGCAGTCAGTTTCGATCAGGTTTATGAAGCCTACCGTGAACAAACCAGGGGTCTTCTCGATGGCGGCGTGGACATCCTGCTGATAGAAACGATTTTCGATACACTGAATGCAAAAGCGGCCATCATGGCGGTTGAAGATGAATGTGAAGCCAGACAACTGAACATTCCCGTCATGATCAGCGGAACCATTGTTGATGCCAGCGGACGAACGCTTTCCGGACAGACCCCCGAAGCCATGCTGACCTCGGTTCTGCATACCCGGAACCTTGTGTCGGTTGGTCTGAATTGTGCCTTGGGTGCCCGGCAGATGCGTCCGTTTCTGGAGGAACTGTCCAATGCCTGTCCGGTCTTTGTTTCTGTCTACCCAAATGCAGGACTTCCCAATGCGTTTGGCGGTTATGATGAAACTCCGGACATGATGGCTTGCGATGTCGAGGATTTTGCCCGATCAGGTTACGCCAATATTGTCGGAGGGTGCTGCGGAACCACCCCTGATCACATCAGACACATGGCTGACCATATCAGAAACCTGAAGCCCCGGATGCTGCCCGCTTTACCTCCCTATCTGCGTCTTTCGGGACTGGAACCCCTTGTTATTCGTCCGGAAACCAACTTTGTCAATGTGGGTGAACGGACGAACGTTTCGGGTTCGCGGAAATTTGCGAAGCTGATTCTGGCCGGTGCCTATGATGAAGCGCTGGCCATCGCACGACAGCAGGTGGAAGCCGGCGCCCAGATTATCGATATCAACCTGGATGAAGGCATGCTCGATTCTGAAGCTGCCATGGAACGGTTTATCAAACTGCTGGCCGCAGAACCCGATATAGCCAGAGTTCCCGTCATGATCGACTCTTCAAAATGGTCGGTGATTGAAGCAGGGCTGAAATATCTTCAGGGAAAATCCATTGTGAATTCCATCAGTCTGAAGGAAGGCGAAGAAGCATTCAGACACCATGCCCGACTCGTCAGAAAATACGGGGCCAGTGTGATTGTCATGGCTTTTGATGAACAGGGACAGGCAGATACCTTCGAGCGCCGGATTGCCATCTGTGAACGGGCTTACCGCATCCTCGTAAATGATATCGGGTTCCCGCCTCAGGACATCATTTTCGACCCGAACATCCTGACGGTGGCAACCGGGATGGAGGAACACAATAACTACGCCATTGATTTTATCAGGGCCACCGAGTGGATTAAGAAAAACCTTCCACTTGCCAAAGTCAGCGGTGGGGTTAGTAACATCTCCTTCTCTTTCCGGGGCAATGACCGGGTCCGGGAAGCCATGCACTCCGCCTTTCTTTTTCATGCCATCCGGGCCGGAATGGATATGGGGATTGTGAATGCAGGGCAGCTCGAGGTATATGAATCGATCCCGGACGATTTGCTCAGCCATGTTGAAGATGTGATCCTGAACCGCCGGCCCGATGCCACCGAACGGCTTATCCGGCTGGCCGATTCCCTGAAATCCACCGATAAACAGGAAAAGGCTGCTGATGAATGGCGTTTGTTGCCCGTTGAAGACCGGCTGAAGCATGCGCTTGTTAAAGGCATCGTAGAATATATTGATGAGGACACAGCCGAAGCCTTTTCTAAAACGGGGGACCCGCTGTCGGTGATTGAAGGTCCGCTCATGGATGGGATGAATCACGTGGGTGATTTGTTTGGTGCCGGAAAAATGTTCCTACCCCAGGTAGTAAAAAGTGCGCGGGTGATGAAAAAATCGGTTGCGTGGCTGATTCCTCACATTGAAGAACAGAAAAAGAACCAGGTGGCTGCCCGTGCCCGTGCGAAAGTATTACTTGCAACCGTCAAGGGTGATGTGCATGACATCGGAAAAAACATTGTGGCAGTGGTTCTGGGGTGCAACAATTTTGACATCATTGATCTGGGGGTCATGGTCCCCTCTGACAAGATTCTGGCTGCAGCAAAAGAACATCAGGTGGATGTGATTGGATTAAGCGGACTGATCACCCCGTCGCTCGATGAAATGGTTCATGTTGCCTCCGAATTGAAACGGCAGGGATTCCGTCAGCCGCTTCTGATCGGAGGAGCCACGACGTCACGTATTCATACCGCTGTCAAGATTGCGCCTGTTTATGATCAGCCGGTCATTCATGTGCTCGATGCCTCGCGCAGCGTCCCGGTGGTCAATTCTCTTACCACTCCCGACCTGAAAGCTGAATTGGTTACAGGGATTCAGGCCGAGTATGAAGAACTGCGGAAAAGACATCAGAACCGTCAGAACGACCGGCAGGTGGTAAGTATTGAGACCGCCCGGGCCAATAAACCGGCTCTGAACTGGAGCGGGTATCATCCTCCGGTTCCCAAAAAACCCGGTATCACCGTCTTAAAGAATTATCCCCTTTCTGATCTGAGATCCTTTATCGACTGGACTCCCTTTTTTCAGGCCTGGGAACTGGCAGGAAAATATCCTGCTATACTCACAGATCCTGTGGTTGGCAAAGAGGCTTCCCAATTGTTTTCTGATGCCAACGAACTGCTGGATACCATCATCAGCCGCCAGCTTCTGAAAGCCGATGGGGTGGCAGGTCTTTATCCTGCCAATTCGGAAGGAGATGATGTGGTGGTTTGGAAGGATACCGACAGAAAGGAACCCTTTGTTCGATTCAGAATGCTCAGACAGCAGGGAGAAAAGACCGGTGGGAATGCGAATAAATCCCTTGCCGACTTTATTGCCCCGGTACAGTCTGGTCTGGTTGACTATCTGGGTGGCTTTGCCGTCACTGCCGGACACGGATTGGACGCTCTGGTCAGATCTTTCGAAGAGAAACATGATGATTACCGCGCTATTCTGGCCAAATCTCTTGCCGACCGGCTTGCCGAGGCCTTCGCTGAACGACTTCATCAGCTGATCAGGACCGACTATTGGGGCTATGCGGCCGGCGAGTCGCTTTCTGGCGAGGACCTGATCCGTGAAAAGTATGTGGGAATCCGGCCTGCCCCCGGCTATCCTGCCTGCCCTGACCATACGGAAAAACCGGTCATCTGGCAATGGCTCGATGTAAAAAAATATACCGGAATCAGTCTGACCGAATCAATGGCCATGTATCCGGCCGCCTCGGTTTCCGGCTGGTATTTTTCCCATCCGGAGGCCGACTACTTTGCCATTGGAAAAATCGGGAACGATCAGGTTACAGATTATGCAGCCAGAAAAGGGCTTTCCCTTGCCGAAACCGAAAAATGGCTCGCACCGGTCCTTTCCTACAACCCCTGA